In Desulfosporosinus youngiae DSM 17734, the genomic stretch GCGGATCATTGACATAGTACAAGCTGCCTAACATACTATATTAGTGTATAACGGTACATAATTTTTCAAGACAATAGACATTACAATTACCGTAATCATCTGGCAAAGTGTTCGCGGTTTTGGAGGTCTATTCTATTTTATTGGGAATGAGGTTGGTTTTTTATGTGCAGATTTATTGGAATTGAGGACTTGGTGGCAAATGCCTTGATAGAGCTTTTAGAAAAAGGTGCTTGCCGAAGAGTAAGTTTTGAAACACTTGTTAAATATGGAACTGTTGTTATGAGTGTTTTGCGTGAAAATGGTAGTGAAGCGGTTATTTTGATTTCTAAAGAACATACCAATGAATTAATCCGAAATTATTCAGATTTCTTTGAGATTGATCAGAGTGAGCTAAACAATGATGCTATAGTTTTAAAAGCAGAAAAAACTGTTGATGATTTGCGCAATCGTTTTAGGGCTTTCTTGACTATTGATAGCTTGTTGGCCTTTACAGATACTAAATCTCTCGCTGAATTGGGGGTCGCAGTTTGAGTTTCAAGCTTTTTAAGGATCCGATATATGGATATGTAGAAATTGATTCCAAACTTGTAAGTAGTATTATTGATACTGCTTGTTTTCAAAGACTTAGAAATATTAGGCAAACAAGTTATGCCCCCTTGTACCCTGCCTCATTTCACAATAGATTCTTGCATTCTATCGGCGTTTATTATTTAGGAAAAAAGGCGTTTAACGTAGCTTATAAATCACTTCAAGATGATGATAAAACATTCGAAGAAGATGAATTAGGCAACATTAAACGCCTTTTTGAATTAGCCTGTTTACTTCATGATGTAGGACATGCACCCTTTTCACATACGGGAGAGTTGCTTTTTTTAGCGGATTCATCGAATCCTCCGGCCATATATACGAAATTAATCTCCTTAGTGGAAGATGCTACCTTTACTGCTGATGTCGAACACTATTATAAAAATGGAAAAGCTGCCGCGCCCCATGAAATGATGAGTTGTATTGTTTCCTTAGTAACTTTTAAAGAGCATTTTCAAACGCCTGACGAACGCGACTTCTTTTCTCGCTGTATAACCGGATTTAAATTCCGTAATACAGACAAAAAGAATTATGATGTTTTGAATTGTTTTATCGAACTGCTGAATTCCCCAATAATTGATGTTGACAGGCTGGATTACATAATTAGAGACTCACAAACAACAGGATTTCAAAGTGTTTCCATTGATTATGAAAGGATCTTAAATGGTATCCGGATTATTAAAAAGGATGGTTTAAGCCTTTTAGGTTTCCATAAGAGTGCTTTAAGTGTAGTTGAGAATGTAATATATGCTCATGATTCGGAAAGGAAATGGATTCAAAACCATCCAACTATTTTGTACGAGCATTTCTTATTACAACATGCCATGCGAAGTATAGATAAACTTTTTTCATTTTCAGAGACCGGTACGAGGTTTTTTGCTTTAGAGTCTTTAACTATAGAAGGGGCGAACTTTGGAGATAAGGGTAAAATCTCCTTATTAGCAGATGAGGATATTTTTTCGAAGAAAAGAAAGGTTCCAGGAACCTGTCCGGAACGCTGACCAACGGGAAGCAGTTCCCGAGCAAGGGGCTTCCCTCTAGCTGAGGTCTTTTTCACCCTTACTTATCATAGGCTTCCTTACTGTGAAGAACTCTAAAGGTATATACTGTTACAGTTTGTTTCGAAATATCTATAATAACTCTACACTCCCCAACCCTAATTCTGTAATTTTCGGATCCTCTTAGCTTTTTTATATCAACACGTTGACCAGCAACAAAATGTTCTAGAGCTAAATATACACGGTTTCGAGTAGCTTTATCTAGTTTCTCCAGATCTTTTTTTGCACGAGTAGTAATGACTATATTCATAAGTCACCCAGCTGTTTTTTAATTTCGTCTAGGCTATGGATCCTACCCGCTATCACATCTTCTTCACCCTGGACAATGGAAATCTCATCTTCTTCTGTCAAATCTTCTTCATCATATAAAGGGTAACTCAATGCTTCCTCCATTGTTTGTCCAAAAAGTGATTTTAAATATTTTATTGCCTTCTCTAATTCCTTAGCAGTCATACTTTGTGTTAGGTATCTAACTTCTTCCCTCAATTTGTCTTCTGGTAACACATTATACCCTCCCAAAAGGTCACAGATATTAAGAGTAAGCCTTTAGTCAAACTTTTCCCCTATTATACCATTATTACCGTAGCAGGTTAACTGAATTCTTTCTATATAAATGTAAACGGCTTAATGTCACAATCGGTGGAGAATAGTTGGTAAGCCATTGATATCTGTGTCCTATAATGGAGATTATGATCACTCGAAAAATGAAAGGTTCCAGTACACTTTTCGTTGCTTTTCGTTGTTCGACAAATTACAGGAAGTACCAGTCCCCTTCGGGAGGAAAAGTTGACCCTCGAAGACGATCTTCGAAGGCCTTTTCCGACCCGAGCACCGGCTCGAAGGTCAATATTATTGTACTCTCTTCACCATCTGCCCTATTACAACAACCTTACCCTCAAGCTCCATCTTGCAAAGAAGTTCTATTAAGCTACTAAGATTTCCGCTACACACGTCGGTAAGACTGTTTATACTCTGAGCCTGGTCTAATCGATTGAGAATCATCTTCTCCTGAAGATTCTCAGGGAAACTCTTAATTTGCTTTTGCTTCTTAACCTCTATCGGCACTTTAGTCAAGGAGTCGTTTATCTCCATTATATTACTGTTTATTAATTGATCGGGGCTAAGATAAATTTCCGCTCCATTCAAAATCAAATGATTCGTTCCAGCACTTTCAGGACTATGAATGTTATTTGGAACTGCAAACACCTTTCGTTTATATTTTTTAGCGTATTCAGCAGTAATTAATGCTCCGCTCCTTTTTGCTGCCTCCACAACCAAAAGCTTTTCCACCCAAGCGGCCAAGAGCTTATTCCTATCTGGAAAGTATTCTTGCCTAGGTCGTATCCCCGGAGGATAAGGCGAAACAATCGCTCCTCTTTTAATTATTTCTTCCATTAGCGTTTGATGTTCCGGAGGATAGCAGAAATCCACACCATTAGCCAGAAAAGCTATGGTATATCCCCCCGCCTTAAGGCAAGCTGTGTGAGCATAACTATCGATTCCCTTCGCCATACCGCTAACTACCGTTATACCTGCGTGAGCTAGGAAAGCTGCAGCATCAGCAGTAACACCTTTTCCATAGGAGGTACAGCGACGGCTTCCAACTATTCCAACACACGAGGTCAGTTTTTGTAAATTCCCGCGGTAATAAAGTATCGCTGGAAGGATTGGAAACTTATTTACATAACAAGGAAAACGCGAATCATCGTAGGTCAAAAGTTTAATTTCAAATTTTTGCATGTAATCTTCAAGTTGTTTAGCTGCTTCTAATGAACGCTGACTTAATATTAGCTCAATCAGCCCGGACCTCAGCCCCTTAACACTGAGCAAATCTTCGCGCGTCGCTTCATATACCTCCATGGGTGAACCCAATCCGTCCACAAGTTTCCTTAAAGTTGCCGGCCCTATTCCTTTTAAATGACTAAGCCATAGCCAATATGTAACCACAAAAGCCTCCTTAAAGAAGTTTAAACCACTAGCATCCCACTTCGATCTTTATCTAAATCCCTACTCATCAAGGCGGCACTCACATCTTTTTTACGAATAACGTCCGATTCCTCAAGGTCGGCAAACGTTCTTGCTGTCTTAAGGAATTTGTTGTAGGTTCTAGCACTATATTGAAACTTATCGAAGGCAAGACTTAGCAGCTGAGTACTCTCTAAATCGAGTCGACAAAATTCTTTGATCATCGCTTCAGTCATCTGGGCATTTGAATTAACACTAGGAATTCCACTGAACCGTTCTTGTTGGATACGCCTTGCCTTTTGAACCTGTTCCTTAAGTTCATTCGAACTTCGTCCTTTCACCTGAGCTGATAGGTTCAGGAAATTAACAGGCTGAACGTATTTATGGACTTCAATTCGATCCAATATGGGACCGGATATCTTTTGTCTGTATTTAAGGACCTCGTAATCCGTACAGCGGCAGCGAGGTTGCCCGTAATACCCACACGGACAAGGATTCATCGCAGCAACAAGCATAAAGTTCGAAGGAAAAACTCCGGTGCTCTTCACCCTTGAAACCGTAACAACTTTATCCTCCATTGGCTGTCGAAGGGCATCCAGACTCTTTTTATCAAATTCCGCAATCTCATCAAGAAAAAGGATTCCATTATGAGCCAACGAAATTTCACCAGGAACAACTGGGCTCCCACCACCAACCAGTGAATTCATCGAAGCATTATGATGTGGCGAGCGGAAAGGGCGTTCAGTAACTAAACTCCTTCGTTCACGCAAATGACCAGTTATACTATAAATTCTCGTAATCTCAAGGGCTTCCTCCTCACTGAGCTCCGGCATAATGGTCGATATACGTTTCGCGATCATGGATTTCCCACATCCCGGAGAACCAATCATGAGGATATTATGCCCCCCGGCCACTGCCGCGACGATATATTCTATGAGTACATCCTGTCCTCTAACATCAGCAAAGTCAAGGTCTTCATGGGAATCACGGAATTTCTCACCTTCTTCAAAGTTCGGAGGACAGTACTCTTGTTTTCCTTGCAAAAATCCGATGACGTCACCAAGAGATTTAAAAGCATAGATCTCCAGCCCTTTAACAAGGCTCGCCTCACGATAATTTTCAAAAGGGACAAAAATGCGCTTCATACCACTTTCTCTGGCTGCAATGACCATGGGAAGCACTCCACTGACGGAGCGCAATTCTGCATTCAGAGAAAGCTCTCCGATGAATGCAGAATCCGAAAGTTCTTCCCTATCGAGTAAAACTTGTCCTGCTTCAAGTAATAACGAAATCGCCATCGCTAGGTCGAAGTGTGAACCACTCTTTTTAATTCCACTAGGAGCTAAATTAATCACTACTTTGAGCTTTGGGAATTCGAAACTACCATAGGTCAAAGAGGCCTCTAAACGATGAGCTGCCTCCTTCACTGCTGTGTCGCCCATTCCAACGATATTCACCGAGGGTTGGCCATGTAGGGTTACTGTTTCGACAGTTACCGAGTAGGCATTAACACCCGACAAGGCAAAGGAACGGATAACTGTTGCCATTCTACTTACCCCCCTCTACAAACATCCGGTAACGTTCAGCCCTTGGCTCAGAAAAATAGCCCAAGGTTTTCTCCTTATTTACAATTGAGTTTACTCGAATACCCATATAATCACGGAAACTACTCCATTCATAATCAATCGATAGCTCTGTCATATTCGCCCGAACAGGATTTAAATGTATGTATCTGCTGATCTCCAGGTGATACTGATCTGACTCAATAAGTTCAGACTTAAATCGGTCTTGGAATAAATGACCTACAAAGTTATACTTATTATT encodes the following:
- a CDS encoding transposase; amino-acid sequence: MARKARIWFPGASYHIMCRGNHRHDIYRDDEDRQVYLTILRETKRVHGFYLHSYCLMSNHVHLQIETVDIDISTIMKRISLLYTQFFNNKYNFVGHLFQDRFKSELIESDQYHLEISRYIHLNPVRANMTELSIDYEWSSFRDYMGIRVNSIVNKEKTLGYFSEPRAERYRMFVEGGK
- the dprA gene encoding DNA-processing protein DprA → MVTYWLWLSHLKGIGPATLRKLVDGLGSPMEVYEATREDLLSVKGLRSGLIELILSQRSLEAAKQLEDYMQKFEIKLLTYDDSRFPCYVNKFPILPAILYYRGNLQKLTSCVGIVGSRRCTSYGKGVTADAAAFLAHAGITVVSGMAKGIDSYAHTACLKAGGYTIAFLANGVDFCYPPEHQTLMEEIIKRGAIVSPYPPGIRPRQEYFPDRNKLLAAWVEKLLVVEAAKRSGALITAEYAKKYKRKVFAVPNNIHSPESAGTNHLILNGAEIYLSPDQLINSNIMEINDSLTKVPIEVKKQKQIKSFPENLQEKMILNRLDQAQSINSLTDVCSGNLSSLIELLCKMELEGKVVVIGQMVKRVQ
- a CDS encoding type II toxin-antitoxin system RelE family toxin, whose translation is MNIVITTRAKKDLEKLDKATRNRVYLALEHFVAGQRVDIKKLRGSENYRIRVGECRVIIDISKQTVTVYTFRVLHSKEAYDK
- a CDS encoding HD domain-containing protein; the protein is MSFKLFKDPIYGYVEIDSKLVSSIIDTACFQRLRNIRQTSYAPLYPASFHNRFLHSIGVYYLGKKAFNVAYKSLQDDDKTFEEDELGNIKRLFELACLLHDVGHAPFSHTGELLFLADSSNPPAIYTKLISLVEDATFTADVEHYYKNGKAAAPHEMMSCIVSLVTFKEHFQTPDERDFFSRCITGFKFRNTDKKNYDVLNCFIELLNSPIIDVDRLDYIIRDSQTTGFQSVSIDYERILNGIRIIKKDGLSLLGFHKSALSVVENVIYAHDSERKWIQNHPTILYEHFLLQHAMRSIDKLFSFSETGTRFFALESLTIEGANFGDKGKISLLADEDIFSKKRKVPGTCPER
- a CDS encoding YifB family Mg chelatase-like AAA ATPase, which encodes MATVIRSFALSGVNAYSVTVETVTLHGQPSVNIVGMGDTAVKEAAHRLEASLTYGSFEFPKLKVVINLAPSGIKKSGSHFDLAMAISLLLEAGQVLLDREELSDSAFIGELSLNAELRSVSGVLPMVIAARESGMKRIFVPFENYREASLVKGLEIYAFKSLGDVIGFLQGKQEYCPPNFEEGEKFRDSHEDLDFADVRGQDVLIEYIVAAVAGGHNILMIGSPGCGKSMIAKRISTIMPELSEEEALEITRIYSITGHLRERRSLVTERPFRSPHHNASMNSLVGGGSPVVPGEISLAHNGILFLDEIAEFDKKSLDALRQPMEDKVVTVSRVKSTGVFPSNFMLVAAMNPCPCGYYGQPRCRCTDYEVLKYRQKISGPILDRIEVHKYVQPVNFLNLSAQVKGRSSNELKEQVQKARRIQQERFSGIPSVNSNAQMTEAMIKEFCRLDLESTQLLSLAFDKFQYSARTYNKFLKTARTFADLEESDVIRKKDVSAALMSRDLDKDRSGMLVV